TAGAAGATGACAGGGAGTATATGGCCACCGAAgtattttttaatcagaatcCCCTGGAAGCTGTTCCGGCGAATGTAGGCAGGCTGAAAAGAACGACGGAAATTTCTTTGGCAGATGCGGCTTTGAAGGTGCTGAATATGAGTGCTTTCGATGGTTTGGACCAAATGGTATTTCTAACTTTCATCAATAATATTGTGAGTCTTAAAGTAATTACTCCAATTGTGGTGAATATGGCTGGATTGCGCCAGTTCTATTGCCATCAATGTTCAATATCGGAACTGGATGTTAGCAAATGGAATATGCCATCACTCAAATGTTTAAGCCTAGTTAAAAATCCACTGACTTCCGTTCCGAAGGGTCTATCCAAACtgaaaaaacttcagattctcgAAGCGTacggaaacaaaattcaaacccTTCGAATGGATGACTTTAAAGGACTCGATCATTTGACAACACTTTCGCTGGAAGAGAACCAATTAACTAAAATCGTAGTCCAACAGCCACTTTCGATAAAAGCCCTTCGATTCGTGGAACTGCAGACGAATAAGCTTCTGGATGCTAGTGTCCTTAATCAGGTTGATTTACCGGGTTTGGCAGTGTTGAACTTTGCCGACAATAATCTGACTCGTTTCGATGCCACACCCCGATGGA
This sequence is a window from Uranotaenia lowii strain MFRU-FL chromosome 3, ASM2978415v1, whole genome shotgun sequence. Protein-coding genes within it:
- the LOC129752077 gene encoding uncharacterized protein LOC129752077 — its product is MLPTVRLIFLITLLVQSSFQEEEETSYLRFCGFKSGINVCYTHPVEALKAPFVWPAGSPTLRYVDLVGVTVAESSHQLFVDLLSTANRMDVYGGKVPTIYQVASVDKFVVSNSSTRRWILEDDREYMATEVFFNQNPLEAVPANVGRLKRTTEISLADAALKVLNMSAFDGLDQMVFLTFINNIVSLKVITPIVVNMAGLRQFYCHQCSISELDVSKWNMPSLKCLSLVKNPLTSVPKGLSKLKKLQILEAYGNKIQTLRMDDFKGLDHLTTLSLEENQLTKIVVQQPLSIKALRFVELQTNKLLDASVLNQVDLPGLAVLNFADNNLTRFDATPRWKKLEYLNLDRNPLDCNWAVKEAVNPQSKVENIKQIKESCWKPVFVKINT